The window TGGCTTGGATGCATCGGTTGTTAAGAATGTTGAGGTTAATTACCAGTTTTTGCAGGGTTTCTCTTCAAACAAGCTCATATACGGTATCAACACCGGTTTCGGGCCAATGGCCCAGTATAAGGTGAGCGAAGAAAATTTGCTGCAGTTACAATACAACCTTATCCGCAGCCATGCTTCGGGTGGTGGTAATTTAATGCAGCCCCTGCTGGTTAAAGCCCTGATGATTGCCAGGCTTAACAGCTTTATGCAGGCCCGGTCGGGCGTGCATACCGATTTGCCCGAACTGCTTACCCAATTAATTAATAAGGATGTTGCCCCCAATGTATTTGAACATGGCGGCGTAGGCGCATCCGGCGATTTGGTGCAACTGGCCCACCTGGCACTGGTTTTAATTGGCGAAGGCGAATCAAGCTATAAAGGCGAGCAGCACGACACTGCCGAATTGTTTAAAGAACTGGGCATCGAGCCGCTATCTATAAAAATCCGCGAAGGTTTAGCCATTATTAATGGCACATCGGCCATGACGGGTATTGGCATGGTAAACATCATCCAGGCCAAAAAACTGCTGGAATGGTCAATCGTGCTGTCGTCTATGATTAACGAGGTGGTGCAGGCTTTTGATGATCATTACTCTTACGAGCTTAACGTGGTAAAACACCACCGGGGCCAAAACGAGGTTGCTGCCATTATGCGCGATGTGCTTACCGGCAGCAAAATGATCCGCGATCGGTCGGAACACCTGTATAACCCCGATAACCTTAACCAGGAAGTTTTTTTGGATAAGGTACAGGAGTATTACTCCCTGCGCTGTGTAACCCAGGTTTTGGGCCCGGTTTACGATACCATTTTTGAAGTGGAGCGCGTTGTTACAGATGAGCTGAACTCTGTAAATGACAACCCGGTGATTGACCACGAGGCCAAAAACATTTTCCACGGCGGTAATTTCCATGGCGACTATGTTTCCCTGGCTATGGATAAACTGAAAATAG is drawn from Mucilaginibacter ginsenosidivorax and contains these coding sequences:
- a CDS encoding HAL/PAL/TAL family ammonia-lyase, whose translation is MIHIGARYLTADDFAKILFDGEEVGLDASVVKNVEVNYQFLQGFSSNKLIYGINTGFGPMAQYKVSEENLLQLQYNLIRSHASGGGNLMQPLLVKALMIARLNSFMQARSGVHTDLPELLTQLINKDVAPNVFEHGGVGASGDLVQLAHLALVLIGEGESSYKGEQHDTAELFKELGIEPLSIKIREGLAIINGTSAMTGIGMVNIIQAKKLLEWSIVLSSMINEVVQAFDDHYSYELNVVKHHRGQNEVAAIMRDVLTGSKMIRDRSEHLYNPDNLNQEVFLDKVQEYYSLRCVTQVLGPVYDTIFEVERVVTDELNSVNDNPVIDHEAKNIFHGGNFHGDYVSLAMDKLKIAITKLCMLSERQLNYLLNEKLNHKFPPFVNLGVLGFNFGMQGMQFTATSTTAENQTLSYPMYLHSIPNNNDNQDIVSMGCNAALMTKRVIDNTFEVLAIQMMAILQAIDHLDCSEKLSPTTHTVYTDLRAIFPKFIEDKPKYKDMVNVKQYFEKAEHVHLIKKRNSHIL